One region of Streptococcus parasanguinis genomic DNA includes:
- the purF gene encoding amidophosphoribosyltransferase encodes MTYEVKSLNEECGIFGIWGHPDAAKLTYFGLHSLQHRGQEGAGILSNDAGQLKRYRDTGLLSEVFRNPANLDKLTGTGAIGHVRYATAGEASVDNIQPFLFRFHDTQFGLAHNGNLTNAKSLKRELENNGAIFSSTSDSEILAHLIRRSHNPSFMGKVKEALNTVKGGFAYLLMLEDKLIAALDPNGFRPLSIGKMANGAIVVSSETCAFEVVGAEWIRDVNPGEVVIIDDNGITYDNYTTDTQLAVCSMEYIYFARPDSNIQGVNVHTARKRMGAQLAREFKHEADIVVGVPNSSLSAAMGFAEESGLPNEMGLIKNQYIQRTFIQPTQELREQGVRMKLSAVSGVVKGKRVVMIDDSIVRGTTSRRIVKLLKEAGATEVHVAIASPALAYPCFYGIDIQSREELIAANHTVEETCEIIGADSLTYLSIDGLIDSIGIDTDAPNGGLCVAYFDGKYPTPLYDYEERYVESLKEHTSFY; translated from the coding sequence ATGACATACGAAGTTAAATCTCTTAATGAAGAATGTGGTATTTTTGGGATCTGGGGACACCCAGATGCTGCAAAACTGACTTATTTCGGATTACACAGTCTTCAACACCGTGGTCAAGAAGGGGCGGGGATCCTTTCGAATGATGCGGGTCAACTAAAACGGTATCGTGATACGGGTCTTCTCTCAGAAGTATTTCGAAATCCTGCTAACTTGGATAAGTTAACAGGAACGGGAGCGATTGGCCATGTTCGCTATGCGACAGCTGGGGAAGCTTCGGTGGATAACATCCAGCCCTTCCTCTTTCGCTTTCATGATACCCAGTTTGGACTGGCCCACAACGGGAATTTGACCAATGCCAAGTCCCTCAAACGGGAGTTGGAAAATAACGGGGCGATCTTTAGCTCAACTTCTGATTCAGAAATCTTGGCCCACTTGATTCGTCGGAGCCACAACCCTTCTTTCATGGGTAAGGTGAAAGAAGCCCTGAATACGGTGAAAGGTGGATTTGCTTACCTTCTCATGCTGGAAGATAAGCTGATTGCGGCCTTGGATCCAAATGGTTTCCGTCCTCTTTCGATTGGGAAAATGGCCAATGGAGCTATCGTGGTTTCATCTGAAACTTGTGCCTTTGAAGTGGTTGGAGCAGAGTGGATCCGCGATGTAAATCCGGGTGAAGTCGTGATCATTGATGATAATGGCATCACTTACGATAACTATACAACGGACACCCAATTGGCTGTTTGTTCGATGGAGTATATCTACTTTGCCCGTCCGGACTCCAATATCCAAGGGGTCAATGTCCATACAGCTCGTAAACGTATGGGAGCTCAATTGGCACGTGAATTTAAACATGAAGCAGATATTGTGGTCGGTGTACCTAATTCATCACTTAGTGCTGCCATGGGCTTTGCGGAAGAATCTGGTTTGCCAAATGAAATGGGCTTGATCAAGAATCAGTATATCCAACGGACCTTTATCCAACCGACTCAGGAATTACGGGAACAAGGAGTGCGAATGAAACTCTCTGCCGTATCTGGTGTCGTAAAAGGCAAACGGGTCGTCATGATTGATGATTCTATCGTGCGTGGAACCACCTCTCGTCGAATTGTGAAATTGTTGAAAGAAGCAGGGGCTACAGAAGTCCATGTGGCAATTGCCAGCCCAGCTCTGGCTTATCCGTGTTTCTATGGAATTGATATTCAGAGCCGTGAGGAGCTGATCGCAGCCAATCATACAGTGGAGGAAACTTGTGAGATTATCGGTGCGGATAGCTTGACTTACTTGTCCATTGATGGCTTGATTGATTCTATTGGCATTGATACCGATGCACCAAACGGTGGTCTTTGTGTTGCTTACTTCGATGGGAAATACCCAACGCCTTTATATGACTACGAAGAACGCTATGTAGAAAGTTTGAAAGAACACACTTCTTTCTATTAA
- the purM gene encoding phosphoribosylformylglycinamidine cyclo-ligase, whose amino-acid sequence MTNKNAYAQSGVDVEAGYEVVERIKKHVARTERAGVMGALGGFGGMFDLSKTGVKEPVLISGTDGVGTKLMLAIKYDKHDTIGQDCVAMCVNDIIAAGAEPLYFLDYVATGKNEPAKLEQVVAGVAEGCVQAGAALIGGETAEMPGMYGEDDYDLAGFAVGVAEKSQIIDGSKVAAGDVLLGLSSSGIHSNGYSLVRRVFADYTGEEVLPELEGKKLKDVLLEPTRIYVKAVLPLIKEELVNGIAHITGGGFIENVPRMFSDDLAAEIDESKVPVLPIFKALEKYGQIKHEEMFEIFNMGIGLMLAVKPEHVERVKELLDEPVYEIGRIVKKENESVIIK is encoded by the coding sequence ATGACGAATAAAAATGCTTATGCGCAGTCTGGTGTGGATGTTGAAGCGGGTTATGAAGTTGTTGAACGGATCAAAAAACACGTAGCACGTACAGAGCGTGCAGGTGTCATGGGAGCTCTTGGTGGATTCGGTGGCATGTTTGACCTTTCAAAAACAGGTGTCAAAGAGCCAGTTTTGATCTCAGGGACAGACGGTGTCGGAACCAAACTCATGCTAGCTATCAAGTACGACAAGCACGATACCATTGGTCAAGACTGTGTAGCTATGTGTGTCAATGATATCATTGCTGCAGGCGCGGAGCCCCTCTACTTCCTAGACTATGTGGCAACTGGGAAAAATGAACCAGCTAAGCTAGAACAAGTGGTTGCTGGTGTTGCAGAAGGGTGTGTGCAAGCAGGCGCAGCCCTCATCGGTGGGGAAACGGCTGAAATGCCTGGTATGTACGGTGAAGACGACTATGACTTGGCTGGATTTGCTGTTGGTGTTGCGGAAAAATCTCAAATCATCGACGGTTCAAAAGTAGCAGCAGGTGATGTGCTTCTTGGTCTTTCCTCAAGCGGTATCCACTCAAACGGTTACTCCCTTGTTCGTCGTGTCTTTGCGGATTACACAGGCGAAGAAGTTTTGCCTGAGTTGGAAGGTAAAAAACTCAAAGACGTCCTTTTGGAACCAACTCGTATCTACGTCAAAGCTGTTTTGCCTCTTATCAAAGAAGAATTGGTCAATGGGATTGCCCACATCACAGGTGGTGGTTTCATCGAAAATGTCCCACGGATGTTCTCAGATGACTTGGCTGCTGAAATTGACGAAAGCAAGGTTCCAGTTCTTCCAATTTTCAAAGCCCTTGAAAAATATGGACAAATCAAACACGAAGAAATGTTTGAAATCTTCAACATGGGTATTGGTCTCATGCTTGCAGTTAAACCAGAACATGTTGAACGTGTCAAAGAACTTCTTGACGAACCTGTTTATGAAATCGGTCGTATCGTCAAGAAAGAAAACGAAAGTGTTATCATCAAATGA
- the purN gene encoding phosphoribosylglycinamide formyltransferase, with translation MKKIAVFASGNGSNFQVIAEEFPVEFVFSDHRDAYVLERAEKLGVPSYAFELKEFESKADYEGAIVELLDEHEIDLVCLAGYMKIVGPTLLAAYEGRIINIHPAYLPEFPGAHGIEDAWNAGVEQSGVTIHWVDSGVDTGKVIKQVRVPRLEGDTLDTFETRIHETEYKLYPEVLELLGVERK, from the coding sequence ATGAAAAAAATAGCGGTTTTTGCCTCTGGTAATGGCTCAAATTTTCAGGTGATTGCTGAAGAATTTCCAGTGGAGTTTGTCTTTTCAGACCATCGTGATGCCTATGTGCTCGAGCGTGCCGAAAAGCTTGGAGTTCCTTCCTATGCTTTTGAACTCAAGGAATTTGAGAGCAAAGCAGACTACGAAGGAGCCATTGTCGAGCTCTTGGATGAGCACGAGATTGACCTAGTCTGTTTGGCTGGTTATATGAAAATCGTCGGTCCAACCTTGCTAGCGGCTTATGAAGGCCGTATTATCAATATTCACCCGGCTTATCTCCCTGAATTTCCAGGCGCTCATGGTATTGAGGATGCTTGGAATGCAGGTGTTGAGCAGTCTGGTGTGACCATTCATTGGGTGGACTCGGGCGTGGATACCGGTAAGGTCATCAAACAAGTCCGTGTACCACGCCTTGAAGGGGATACCCTTGACACTTTCGAAACCCGCATCCACGAAACAGAGTACAAACTCTATCCAGAAGTATTGGAACTTTTGGGAGTGGAGAGGAAATAA
- a CDS encoding GNAT family N-acetyltransferase gives MINLKLVDESSFQVVLDLKISDADKRARFVAPNVRSLADAWLYRENGDVFPMAIYWNEQVVGFLLLEIDKDEAEYFIWRIMIGQQYQGKGYGRKALEVLIKEAQMDRCCNHIIADYVVGNEKMKHLLTSLGFRETGFIEENNEIAMRLDLKKEE, from the coding sequence ATGATTAATCTGAAATTAGTAGATGAGAGCAGTTTTCAGGTAGTGCTGGATTTGAAAATATCTGATGCTGATAAACGAGCACGTTTCGTAGCTCCAAATGTGCGCTCTTTAGCTGACGCATGGCTCTACCGAGAGAATGGGGATGTGTTTCCAATGGCAATCTATTGGAATGAGCAAGTAGTTGGTTTTCTCCTGCTGGAAATAGATAAGGATGAAGCAGAATACTTTATCTGGCGGATAATGATTGGCCAGCAGTACCAAGGAAAAGGTTATGGACGAAAAGCCTTGGAAGTTCTAATCAAAGAGGCTCAGATGGATAGATGTTGCAATCATATTATCGCAGATTATGTAGTCGGAAATGAAAAAATGAAGCACCTGCTGACTAGTCTGGGTTTTCGGGAAACAGGATTTATAGAAGAAAATAATGAAATCGCTATGCGCTTGGACCTAAAGAAAGAGGAATAG